In Buteo buteo unplaced genomic scaffold, bButBut1.hap1.1 HAP1_SCAFFOLD_110, whole genome shotgun sequence, the DNA window AGGGTAGAATTGCTGGTGGTCGTGAAACTAGTCTGGTATTTGTACTCGGTATTGCCGTCACCTTCGTACTTTGGGAGCCATCCATCGGAAACTATCAGTAATTAcagcttttagcttttttcctcgGCGAGCCCGCCTATGGGGGGCATCTCCGTCCTTCGGGTGCCATCGCCTGGAGACTGTTAATGATTCcactttttaccttttctccttgGGGAGCCAGCCTAGGGAGGAGAAATCTTCCCgcatcttccccttctctgccagGCTAATTCCAATAGTGTTTGAGGACTTTGAAAATTTGCATATCCTTGGGCTGCTGAAACCAGCATGGTCCTATGCGAGGTCTCCTGCATGTcgttcaggtcttgtttagggttGAACAACTGTTTAAGAATACGATCAAAGATGATGCTTTAGCAACTTTTGGCAAGGCAGGaggcaagaaaataagcagattcTATGGAGACTCCCGCTGAGTGGCTTCCTCCTTCTGCCCTCTTTGGCTAGCCCTATAACTTAGAGGGTTGGGCAAAGGTCTTCACGCGTTGATTAAATTACCTTGGCCACCTGAGTCACTTGAAATACATAACAGAGACTACTTTTGCTCTCAGCATAAAAGCTTGAGTGTCTCATGTGGCTCTAGCAGGAGAGAATAATTGCTCAGTACGGGGAGCTACAAAGGCTGCGATGGAGGTATTTAGAATCTATGTGTTGTCTCCTGCAATCCAAGTGATTCCTTAAAGTGCGGTGTTGAGTTGTGCGATGTGATACCTGGCCAGTTTGACTAAGTGTTGCGGTGACACCTATGATGAGCGAAACTTTAAGCTTGGGGGACATCGTTGTACTTTGCCCCGTTAGATGCAGAGTCGGTCACTCTGTGTGGATTTGTAGTCAGTGCGGAAAGTACTGCAATGTGATGATTACTGCCAGCTGGGTGTACAGCTTGTATTGTAAAACTGCTCACTTTGTTCACGGGTGGTGGCAAATCGTTAGTCATGAACAGAAGTATCAGAAATGGAGCATGTGATTGCATACACGGGATACTCTGTTCTCTGTCCCTTAAACGCATAAACTTTTACCTGTAGTAGAGAGTACATGGTATGTTTCTAACTTTACATTTGGTGGTGAtcggaaaggaaaagcagcatttcagtgtcCTCAGCTTCATCTAGCTCAGCCTGAAGTTAGTCTGTTTGGTAACTGATACTGCATTAAGAGaccttttttaactttaggtTCTTGAAGACGGTGCGGTTAAGGCACAAACCTCAGAAGAAGCACCTGAAACATCACCATGTAGTGAACTACATCCCTCAGGCAATCTTCAGTACAGCTATGATAGTACAGAGCAACAGTTTGCATGTCATTTGCCTGATAACAGAGATGGTGAATGTGATGCAGCTGAGGGAGATGGAGAGCTTTTTCTATCTCAGAGTAATTTTACTTTAGTcttggaaggagaagaaggtgaagCAGAGATGGGAGACCCTACATTAGTAGATGCTTCTAAAGCAGCTGGCacaacaacagaggaaaaacctgTCAACAGTTTAGGCAATACTGAAAACCAAGAACATGTTACCAAGTCGGTGTCCACTGTAACTAGTGATCAGGCATCTCAAAATATTGCAGAGTCGCTCCCGTATGTGCCTGAACCCATTAAGGCAGCTACTGCTGAGAACTTACCGGATGCAATCAAAGACACAAGAAGTAAAGAATTTACATCTGAAGTTGCAGAACAATCTATTCATGAAACCATAGGTAAAAAGGTAACTGGATTCCAGAAGGCAAAAGCTCCCTTAAGAACTGTGCCAGAAGGAGTGGAAGACGAAACCAGCGTACGTCAAGTAGAGTACGGCATCGCTCCTGGAACACGTGCAAGGGGACAGCTGAGTAGAAGGCTAAGTACTCCATCGGCAGGCACTCAGCAGCTACTGAAGACAGGCAAACCAGGTCTGTTTGCACTGTCTCCTAGGAGAAGTAGCAGGCGAACAAAAGAAGCACCTGAGACTTCTAGTCTTCAAACGGAAGAAAATGCTCAAGAGGAGCAAACACTTGTGATGCCTGTTACTCCTAGGAGAGGCAGGAAGCCTAAACCAAGTACTGcaggaaaagtagaaagcaGCCTTTCTGATGGACAAACATTGTCCCTCCCTACACAGTCCGTAGCCGCTACTCCAAGAAGAAGATTAAGGAGAGcgaaggaagctgcagctgaactctTGGGAGAGGCTAATGAGGAAACTTCTCTTGCTGAAGGTAGCGTTATCGCTTCTGCTACTTCCCAAAGGACTAGAGGAGGGAAAAGTTCAGCAGGAGGTCAAGAAACTGGCCAGACTGACACGGGTCATAAGATAAAAACGTCAGTCAGTCCCAGCAGAAgtgcaagaaaactgaaaagcgttaatttacaatttatggaaaatattgtcAAGGATCAAGAGGTGCAGCCTAGTGCCCAACTCCTTTTACCGGTGGCAACtcaaagaggcagaagaagaaagatgagttcatcagaagtttcagaaaattctgacCTTGATCTGTCTAAATCATCGCTTCCTCAAACAGAATTCAAACTTCCCGTCACTCCGAGGAGAAGTGCTAGGAAGCGGGCACAAAATCTCCTGGCAGACACAGAATCTCTCTCTGCTCAGGAAGACATGTGTGCAGGTGGGAAAGTGGGAATCCTCGATACTCCTAAGAGAAGAATAAGAGGAGTCCCACATGCTAAACTAGAAAAAACACATGCTCCTGAgcaaagagctgcccagccaAACGAGGAATCAAGCACACCCAGGactgcagcaggaacagggcGTCGGGGCAGAAAGAGACGATTAGCATtggaggagagcacagaggaggaggcCTTCCCCCAAGGACCTGGTGGCAGTCCTATGATGCTTAAAGAGAGAAACCCATCAAAATGTGCTGCAATATTAAGATCTGTAATGGACCGTATTACAAGAACATGCCTAGTGTGTAAGTAAAGCCACAGATAACTCTCAGGGTTGTCAGTGCAATACATTTATTTGCTGGAACTTCATTAGTTCCCATGTAACTAATCAGATATAGCCTAGGTGTTGATttctggtggggaaaaaaacaagctacAGGCAGAAACCAGTCCATAGTTTCTTGTGAGTTGTTAGGCAATGCTTATAACCTATTAGTCTAGGCCAATCTGAAAATACGAAGAGAGAATAGGATTTCAAGTAGTAAGACAGCATTTGTTTCCTATTCTGTTTGCACTTTTGTCTTCTATGCAAAACTTCCAGGTTTCCATTCCAGGAATGCTTTTTTCACCAAAGCAGTCAAGATCATGAGTGTCTTTGATATGCCTGGAGATAAATGTACCGCGGTTCCTTTTGAATTAAAGCcgtttctaaaataaaatgcattttccaatgCACTGTGCTGTGTGGATGACCCATCTGTGAGGTAGAGGGAAAAATGCATGTTACGGTCACTGATGTGGCTGTTTGTTCAGGTCACTCACTCCTTGGCTGTGACTCTGACCTGGCAAGGTCCAAGAGCAGGCTTATCCCACAGCAGTCATTGGTGTGGTGTGCATTGCTGTTGTTCACTAAACCATGAATTCTTAGTGAATGACTGATTGCTTGTATTTTGATACTACGACTGCAACTTCAatacacagagagagaaaggtgaGGAGGTAGGTGTGCGATTTCTATGAGCACCAACAGCACAAGCATATGTAGAATCCTTCTGGAAGCAGGACGTTGGGAACAGTCTTGCAGAGGGGAAGTTTAGTTCCAAGTTAACTGCAGTACGCACATTGTCCCATAGCTTTCTGAAATACACTCATGTTTATTGCAGGGAACAAAGGAAGTTAAAATTGGACTTCTCAATATACTTAAGCCCTTAGAGATGCAAGTTGTAGCTTAACCATCTCATTATTTAAGTGCTCAATGGCTCTGTGAAGTTTGACTTGCATGCCCACAAGCAAGAACGTATATGCTTCTTAATCCATTTAAGGGACTGACAACGTAAGTGATGCCAGTTAAGCAATCTCAGTCTCTGTCAAATTCAGTGATGGCTTTTTGTAGGAATTTTACTTGTCTTAAACTGTCTTTCCATTCACTGCCATCAAACTCTTCTCATGTAAGGACATAACTGACCAATCTTCTTGGTGCTGATCTTTTTGGCTTTGCCCACCTGAACAGAATAGTTGTGATCTCAATCTTCAATACAGCTGTGATACTACAGAGCAACAGTTGCATGGAATTTGCCTGCTAATAGAGATGGTGAATGTGATACAGCTGTGGGAGATGAAGAGATTTTTCTACCTCAAAAGAGTAACTTTCAGAACTTTAGGAGGAAACTTTCTTATGTAAAGTACTTCAGTAAGGGTCACCAATATTAGCTTTACTCATTACACTTTTCATTTGTCTTATCTAGTTAATGACATAACGTAAATAATcaaccaaaaggaaaataatgttaagAGCCATATTCAGTTTTCCTCCAAGGTTCAAAATAAAGGAGGATGTAGACTGTGAAAACCGAGATGGACTTAACAGGTTTTGGTAGACCTTAgctacaacaacaaaaaaacccccaacaaccaccaccaccaccaaacagCCCACCCAGAAAAACCCTGAACCACCACCAGCTTGTAGGGCCACTCAggcctcccagccctggcaccgCTGGCCACCATGGGGAGAAGAACTGCCGTGCTGCTGATCACGGTCTCATTGACAAACCCTACTCTTTgtgctttctcttccattttagCGCAACTCACTACAGGCAAGCTAGTAAGAATGAAAGTCAACATACCTTATGACAACAGTACAGAGTCACCTGGTCTCTATAATaacccaggggaaaaaaagagacaaaactgTTCCTTAAGCTCTGAGAAACAACAACTActcttttatttcactgtggGCACTCAGGCTTTGAAAGCAAGAACACCACAAAGCAATAGCACCCCTCCCAAAGAGGCATGAGGAGTAACTAGTTGTTTCATCTGCTAAGGCACTTGTTATCCAGGGCCTGCCTGCTTTTAATAGTTGCAGACTGGGGCCAAGCAAGAAGGCTGTGGCTGATTGTGAAGCTGATGCCATAGTGGTTCCGTTAAGTAGTAACTTAAAACTTAGAAGAGATCAAAGAAAATTCTAGAACTAGTACCCAACAAGTCACTGATTTAATATGCTTGGGAATTAAAACTCAATACCCTTTATGGGCTTGCTCGCTATAGCAAATAGTATTGTAACttttaactctgtttttcttctgtttctgctgtaaaCAATAGCACAGTGAAACTATTTTATGATTAGGCTTTTGCAGCCAAAGGAGTTTTATTGGAGTTAGACCCAGGAAAGGGGTTAGTTCATACAGTTCTGTCTTGACTTCAGAGTTCAGGCTTGCTAATAACAGAGAACTCAACACCACGTTTGCTGAGGCGATCgatcagttttgttttggagaaagCAGCTCCTGGAGAATATACACCACCCCTGttaatgaaaatcaaaagagaaaaacattagtGGTACAGTGAGTGAGTgagaccttttttttattttttttatttttctttttttaagtcaagGATGTATTTCACtgcctgagaaagaaaaagccactcTCTCCCACAGGAGAGCGTGTGCAGAATGTACCAAGCCAGCAAACTCAATAGAAACCATCCCATTAACTGAAAATCCAGACATTGATGCAACAGATgcagcaaaagcatttctaaagaCGTATGACTACATCCTTTCAAACTGAAAGGCAGATGAAGAGTAAATGGCTGTGAATCAGTATCTGAAGGtttcatgtattattttaataatgaccTTAGAATTATTACATATATTACACATTACTACATAGGTGTATTACGATGACACACATAAAAGTACATTGAAATGCAGTGGATTGACCttggctgaatgccaggtgcccaccaagccgctctatcacttcCCTCCTCAGTaggacagggagaggagaaaataataaggaaaaaaaaccctcacaggTCAAGATCAAGGtggtttaataaagcaaaagcaaagtgtGTGAAGTTATCTCCCTTGCACAGCCATTTGGGTGAGGCAAGACAAAAATCCACAGGGTTATGAGATCTGCAGTTTCCAAGAGAAACATACACATATAGTAGCTTTAGGGGAGATCAAGCTGTTCTGCATGGGAAAGTACTTACCGTTTAGGCAGACAAGCTGCATCCTCCAGAAGAGATACAGCTGCTTGAACCATTGCAATTGGTGTAGCAACATAGCCAggctctgacaaaaaaaaaaaaaacaaccacaaaaaaccccaaacaaacaatgTACAGCGTGTTGAAATGTAGAATGTAATCTCGCTCTTACCCACAGCGTGCTGAAGAATAATCTCTTTGGCCACGAAACAGCCTTCCCCATTTAAGAACAGCTTTTTTACCTTGTAATCATCCCAAGTAGCTGGTGAAGTCCCTAAGATCTAATCTGGACAAATACTGCTTCAACTACAGGCCTATAACCACACAACAACCATGAGCGATCACCTCACAGGTGAGAGAGGGCTCTCCATTACAGCAAGAGCTTTCCCCATTCTGTGCTTAAATTCAGACTTTTGCTGTGAGACTGCTGCATTCAGCAGTTATTTAAAGAAGCTATGCTTCATTAACTCCTTTCTGAATACACATTCTTGCTGTCTCCAAACTTGACTTCAGGTGTCACCTCCCCTCAAAGGAATGACCTGAACACAGGTATGTTATAGCTAGAAATGATACTATGCCAGATCTGCTTAAGTTCACTCCCAGGGGACTGGAAATAAACACGTAGTAAGTCCAGGctgcaacaactgaaaactaacGTTAAAACACTCTCCCTTTAACTGCTCTACTCtgcaaaaatgaaggaaagcgAATGACAAGGCAGCAAATGAAGGGGCTATTTCAAAAAACAGGTCACAGTGAACGCTACTCTCTGTAAAGGCTGTTGACTTTGTCCATGCTGCAAGTGCTCCTCAAGGGTGAGTAGCAGTGGAACCATAAACTTCTTTTCGAGTAGGGAATGTAAGGCAAAAGCAGTAAGCTGCTACTGACATACATACCTGGTCCTTTCACTTCAGTGCAGATCTTTACATTCGGTTTGCCATACTGGGGGTCTTGCCCCTCACTGTAACCCTCGCCAAAAAAAGTCATTGTAAAAGAGGTTCCATCCATCTGTAGTGGACAAGACAAATGTGGCCGCCAAAACAGTAACGCACTTATTATCAGGCAAGCACAAGTAGTAAATACAGGTATCTATTATGCCAAATTATGCCAAATACTATGATCTATCTAAATATGAGAGGAGTTATTGCTTAAAAGGTACAATCTCATCTAAATTTGTAATCACTTCCCCTTTGTTGGAACTGTTATTGTCCTGAAGCCCATTTATTCTCTCAGGGCTTTCAGTCCTGGGTTTGTACTACTCAGTGTCCCCCTGTCATCACCGCTGACAGATTTGAGTGCTGCGAGCCATCCATGTAAATACATCAGACCCAGCAACATGACCCATTTTCTCCTGGTATGAGTTGCACATACTTTGATGTCTAATAGCAGAAGGCATGATGATTTAAATATTCAAAGCTAACTGAACAGGCACACACAATGtgcatttagaaattatttctctgggACTAAGCAGCTGACTCTAGATTACTATTCCACCATTATCATCACAAATCTATTCAGTAATTGTGATGGAAAACAGTCAGCTACCTGTTTCTGGGTTGGTCCTTTCTTTGTGAAGaatccagcagagaaaaattcCGGGTACTATGtaagaacaggggaaaaaacaaacaaacaacagtaaactagagggaaaaaaaatatccgaACACTTAATTCTTTTGTGTTCTGAACACTTACTTTTGTCAgaagttttcttccaaagctaAACTTcacaagaagaagaaataaaatgccgGCAAACATCAGCTTGATAACAGAGCCAAGGCCACCTATGTTCACATAAGCGCCATACTGCACCTGAGGCAAAAACATATTTCCAGTGGTagaatttacattaaaatttttgCATCAGTGCATTTGTCAAAATGAATCTACCCCCAAATTAGGATGCAATTCTTTGATACAATAGATAGCTGTTTAAATAGGGCCTTAGACAATTGTCTTAGTTCTAAACAACTCTTTGAATAATGCTTCACTTTATAATTCATTATGAGAAGACAGTGTAACTACAGAATGGCGAGGGAGCGAGCATGGTAAACAAGAGtggaaaactttaaagaaagatgCATTTTGGTATCCAATTCCAGGCTTCTTTCCCAAgatcttcct includes these proteins:
- the LOC142028032 gene encoding saccharopine dehydrogenase-like oxidoreductase, translating into MVCCQGSCAHDGTWKSAVYGLADQDNLRKLRKKIGYAPVPVVGAKLKSRGLVFYNQEFKEYSIRFMGSDGSVVKRSQCYLHTELQETPVQYGAYVNIGGLGSVIKLMFAGILFLLLVKFSFGRKLLTKYPEFFSAGFFTKKGPTQKQMDGTSFTMTFFGEGYSEGQDPQYGKPNVKICTEVKGPEPGYVATPIAMVQAAVSLLEDAACLPKRGGVYSPGAAFSKTKLIDRLSKRGVEFSVISKPEL